A single region of the Maniola jurtina chromosome 6, ilManJurt1.1, whole genome shotgun sequence genome encodes:
- the LOC123866267 gene encoding uncharacterized protein LOC123866267 → MSVTSDNSTTFIGASNEIASFFSKYSDDIKSDHSNRDIEFRRIPQYTSHFRRLWESAVKSVKFHLKRILNLTHLTYEEMTTCLVQIEAILNSRPLTPLSSDPSDLTCLTPAHFLIGRSLLSVPRSMVSDTNIAAMDRYQRIEALKQHFWRRFSAEYVSLLQQRMKWQRGSITSLQLGSLVLVKDRTQPPLLWLLGRVEKVHPGQDGVARVAEIKTKKEVITRAFNNICPLPISNSRGQDV, encoded by the coding sequence ATGTCTGTAACGTCCGATAACTCGACGACCTTTATTGGAGCCAGTAATGAAATCGCATCTTTTTTCTCAAAATACTCAGACGACATCAAGTCAGATCATAGCAATAGGGATATTGAGTTCCGCCGTATACCCCAGTACACATCCCACTTCAGGCGTTTATGGGAGTCTGCTGTCAAATCAGTCAAATTTCACCTTAAACgcatcttaaatttaacacattTAACGTACGAAGAGATGACCACGTGTCTGGTTCAGATTGAAGCCATCCTAAATTCCAGACCACTCACACCTCTTTCTTCCGATCCTTCCGACCTTACTTGCCTCACTCCCGCTCATTTCCTCATAGGACGCTCACTCTTGTCGGTTCCTCGCTCAATGGTCAGCGATACAAACATCGCCGCCATGGATCGCTACCAACGCATCGAGGCGCTCAAGCAGCACTTCTGGCGGAGATTCTCGGCTGAATACGTCTCTCTGCTACAACAGCGCATGAAATGGCAGAGGGGCTCAATCACAAGTCTCCAGCTAGGTAGCCTGGTGCTCGTGAAAGACAGAACGCAGCCACCACTTTTATGGCTGCTTGGAAGAGTGGAGAAGGTGCACCCAGGACAGGACGGAGTGGCTCGCGTGGCAGAGATCAAAACAAAGAAGGAAGTCATCACGCGGGCCTTTAACAACATTTGCCCCCTTCCGATTTCCAACTCGCGCGGGCAGGATgtttag